ACTTTCCAAGAGCCtgctgacacacaagatgaactaggtGGAGATGCTAGTCTCAGCAAGGATGACGACGGTGACATGGAGAATGTGGAATAGGACACCGATGATGATGAACATGCTGAAGTTCGCGCAAGTGGTAACAAGGGCAAGGATGCAACAGATGTCCCCCAACtggagaaagtcaaagaacatacgTCTGCGAGAGGCGAGGGGGTTTTGCCATCAAAGAGGGGGAGGGCTCCCGAGGGTGTTGGGCAGGTTTctcctggcaagaggtctaggactgATCCCGTAGCTGTCAGGAAGAGGTTcgacttttatttttagttttttgcttttgtcTATTTTCTTTGAACAGACTCGTCCTTGTTTGCACTTGTTTTTGTCAAGTGCGGCAACGAGTTTGCTGTCTGACAATTGCCACCTTTTTCTTTTTCCTCCATCTCATACGTGCAGCGAGccgacagctggtggacgagcagttacgaaAAAACAGGCGCCAACGCCAACCCGTGCTTCTGCTCTGTTGAACAAAGGCGCCCCCATTGCtggtgacaccccttccaccaggtcACCTCCTAGCACGACGACGACCAACAtcggggatcctgtcgtgttgccagacctgaggaaggcagtcaagaagtaggttttTTCCATGCGCTTTCATTGTCATAGCGCTATATTTTCTTGATTTTCCAATGCATCCGTTTAGCTTGTCACATTGTCTTCTGTCATCGTCCCCCACGTGGCAACTGCTGATTTCCAAATgattttttccttccttttttaaGTGTATGGCAACTCCTATtggtttttacatggcaactggcatCTAGGCCAAATGGTAACTTTACTGTACCTAATGGCAACTGCCATCTTCACCGTTGGCTTGTGAGCTCATCCCACACGTAGGATTGAAATTGCATTCATGGAAGATCAGACATTTTTATCATTCTTCAAGTGGGCCAACATGGCAACTGCTCCTAGATTTtgtatggcaactgctaactatgacacatggcaactcacgttccccttacatggcaactaccagcttttccacttgtttttcattttttttaagatttctaccatggcaaacatatttttgttcatttttaatacctttttcatgtGCTCTATTTTTTTTGCAGGATGAAGAAGACTACTACGCGTGGGGCCAAGCATATCAGTAAGGACCCGTTCGAACGCCTGCATTCAAAGTTGTCAACGGGGGCAACTCAGATGTACCTGAGGCGCAAGGCGACAATACTGCTGCTGCACCGTCAACCGCTCCCACCAACTCTGATGCTAGTGGCCGACCATCTCTGCCGGCtgcagatgtgcaggctagaacaacaggcatccgtatatcggggagtgacgagtcggtatccGCCAGGACAGCTAaaatattgccaactcttctggcaatgaaggatgctgctgtgagccatgccaccccatcagcaagcgttgaagtggacgcccccgagacgaacctaagcaaggaagattcccgctcatctgacactgattccaagcgcgtgcgtgttggcactcctgtgtccacgacagaagtggctgaggcggcagttcacaacgatatgccatctacaggtgagagtcctggcacaacagctccagctcctgtcggtgcagatactgctaaggcgactgtttcgcgtgctggtcttccacctaggcgtcgtagcccccgcaagcaaccaacagacatacccaacgcaccggctgtagctaggagcaggagagacgagtcttgttatgttcctgcgtccacactgttcccgccACCTGCCAGAAGCAATGTGATGGAGAAACCGGAAGTCTGGAGCATAGCTGATGCAGGTGTCAAGCCGGGCACGAGTGACGCACGTGAACGCACGGAGCAGACTGCGCCTTTACCCGGAGTGGAAATCCCCAGCTTAAATTTGCGCACTTCCAGGCTCCCAGTCAATGtgggtgtcccctacagcccaaacaagaagattgtcatgAAAGCTGCGACTGATACCTCTCACAACACGCCCTGCCCTGCAAATAAGCCCGATCATTCTGTAGCATCTGATTCAGATATGTTTGTCaatctttcacccttggattctgccccgcaagtcgttcgtggtccggccagtaggcatgagaggcacccaatggccttcaccccaccgagcttcagccttggcatcagtcaagatcaacTGGTGGTGCAAGATCCTATgtcagttgcctttgctttcccgggaggcatgcccgcaatgatggcgtagccaatggtcgagggcaggaaggctgtcaagttcgcagagCCGATAGTGCAAGGTACATTTATCATGTCCTTATGATTTTCTTGTATACATCTTTGTACTTTGACTTTTGTCGCAATCATATTTTTTGGGgggttctcacttgtgatggcaacTGACATGTGATGACATGGCAAACTGGATTTGATGCACCATGTCACCTACATTTTTTTGCTACCATGCTGTATTTCACATTTTTGGGCAACGATGTGACAACTGAAGTTGATTCAACATGTCAACTGTAGTTGCTGTCACATGGCAAATATAGTGCATCACACATGGCAACTCGATCTGCCGCACCATGTCACCTGCATTTTTTGTTTCCATGCTGCATTTTTCCATACGGCAAGCACATGGCAAGTGGAGTTGtcacaacatggcaactgtagttgctgtgacatggcaactatagtccaactagatggcaactgtagttgctatGACATGGCCACTGTAGTTGTACCACACATGGCAACTGCCCACTTTTTGTGCCTACATCTCACATCATGCACCCTATCTTCTCACAATCCATCTGTTTTTGATTTCTAGGTATCCTAATCCAATTTTTTTAACCTTGCAGCCACCCCCGAGGAGATTTCACCatcacttgatgaagcttaccgcaggatcgaggaggcagcattgtagaggaggtcctcacgagggcaagggcaatcaagttccaacgtgcctgcagatacggtatctgaggataccattaggggtgccacccctggttctgtgaggcagcagagggtagttcacccacctcccgcGGAAGACTACGAGCCCTAATTAAGAGCCACTAAGGAACAGACCCAACTGTACGATATTGTCAAGCGGTTTGGAAATGCGAgggccagcagcaagcacatgaaggagctgaaagcgtaaatgGCCACATCCCATAATCTCTCATTTTGCTTTGCTCTTTTCTTACCATTCATTTTCTTCGTACATTCTATACACGATCCGCTTACGTTTTGGTTCTTTCATTTTTTTACTTAGTAggcatgattctttcatgttatatcgttttcatacagctcatgtttggacagaaccaaggtcATTCAATGCGAAGCGACGTACATCGACCTGGGCGATCTTGCCGAGTCTGTGAGGCCAAACGGTAAAATGTCGACGaatgtagttgcatgcgggatcgactacatcaacaatcaCACCAATGTTGTGTGCCGACAAGATAATCATGCATTAtagtgtgacctgcaaaatatgggatggtgacttccaccacaaaatcctgaggaagaattttgctcaacacggtgaattcaagctcacactgaagaaatatgtgagtactcctTCCCTGTTTGCGCTGCTTTTTCACATGGTATGTTTTTTGCCATCATCTGCACTCTGTTTTTGTGGCAGAtgttttcatgtggcaacagctgtCATGCACACTGACTTTTTGATTTTTGCTTCCCgtgcaaactatgtggcaacttcataGTAAAATACACGGCAAATTTTGTTCATACATGGATGGCAACTTTTCTTTCAACCACCCCCACTCATAACCAAGCATTCTAAGTGATTCTAATTTTTTTGTCCCTTTGCTATTCTTCATGTGAACTCTGCTTCTCATTTCATTCACTTTTAAATGtaggtcatgttccccatgttccaggagcttgcaccacatgacccacacgacaagtgtggtcaccactatgcgatctgtcttgacctgaagaaccaacgttttgaggtgcttgattcaatccgttcggaagctgattcagaccttactacgcatgctgaattcttcatcaacaacctcaaagagacatggaaccgtcactacgaacactcaaaggtccagatcaggcaTTTCCCGACTGAGTACGTGGCGACTGTGaagcaagggaacacgtaatttctTACCCCCCTTCTTCATGTGCCATTTACATCAAACCAACCCCTCATTTGTTGTCACATCTGAATTGAAGTCTATCTTTGCTATGTCTGTCCTTTTTGCATGTTCACCTGACTCTTTTTCTTGTGCAGGACGGACTGTGGCTTTCACACGTtggaatactttgcaaagtgggaaggtagaCTTGTCCCTGCTGTCACAGCTACAATGGTCGTTGAGCTCCGGAAAAtctacacatggaactggttgacgaatgaagatttcaacaagcggtccggagcacgcgagttcgtggaggaagctgtcaagaaagtcatcaagaagtacaagtgatcacgtggcgtTACACACCGGTcgcataccttacattctgttgccgaggaatgtaaggtactatctCTTTATTCTTGTCGAAAACTATGTTTGTGTGCTATGTTAAGACTGCAACCCCGTGTAGCCTActatgtagtggtggtgtgtgagcgaTATTTGAATAGTctctgtaatatatgtgtggatgtgaaccttTTTAGGCGTTACAGCAGATATGTTTTTATGTCTATCATTATTACTATGGTTTCACCGTTTCTAGCACCGGTTTGCTATTTCGAATGCGTCTACGATGTTTTAAAAAAGGtggcaaatgtagttcatcagacatggGTAGTGAAAGTCATCGTCGTTTTTCATTTTGGctgttttgcttcttctttttcatcgcTAACTGCACCGGCTAGCATGGGTAGGTTGATCATGTAGCCACAACCTTTGCTGCGGTTTATGCACGTTACGCTTTTTCCAACTTGTTTCCCATACATTGCACACAACACACTATGTGTCACTAAACCGCGTTGATTTGTCATGGAAATATATGCCATGCAGAGTCATTACAAATACCATGGCATATTTTCAGTACAGCTAACATGGCAGATACAGTACAAACAACATGGCAGATCCAgcataattaacatggcagatacagtgcaactaacatggcagatccagtacaactaacatggcagatccagtacaactatcatggcatatttagtatataatagcatggcatatttagtataaaataacATGGCACActaactacacataacatggcagattaactacacataacatggcataTTAAGTAcccacaacatggcaactgcatttatcCATTCAATGAATTTTCCTTCCACTTCTGATGCCCCTCTAGAGTCATTATCCCAATTATTTTTAAAACAAAAATTCTCATCATCTAGGGGTACAAAACAAAATATCCACAAGGACCATATCACATCGCCCCAATTTTTGCTTATGGATTGCCTGCccctttcttcgttttcttgtgttttgcttgaatctccaatcccgaCTTGTACCTTATTTCTCTTGGAcgaccctttgtgatggaacggggtgggttcctgacctgggtctgtgtgcttgctgttccagatcctatctccAGGTTTTTAGATGATGGCctcgtggatgaaggcacacttgatgtgcgggggaaacggtgtaaggcttcctcaactttcctcttcttgatctcatcaagctctcttttcagtgccttcctgtgtttttctgcgactctcgctgtctcatcactcttgcacgcttcatcaattagctcagcatagttctttgtcagcacaacgtgcctcacggcttccatggttgcctcaggtctctcgtcatgcacagccagaactGCGTTTGTTGTCTGGGGCGCAAacgcgtcgtcagcgtcccaagtccatcgccgccttatgaaatggaGGGGCATCCATGTCACagcgttcatgtccattacttttagtatgtgacagcacacaatgtcgtcccgttcgaacttgcagcattggcagtgGTATTCGCCTTGTTCTATCGAGGCTTTCatgaagtagttccttcctttgtccgggtcttcaggttctgaatccgacatgcccaGAATGGAACACACCTTGAAagtatgttcgtccacctggaaagccgtgaacatgctggcacgctttatttcttcctggaatctgcaagttcTGTTTGTTTTTCTGTTACACGTGGCAACTATAGTACATAACACATGACAACTGTAGTACATaacacatggcaactgtagtacataACACATGGCAACTGTAttacattagacatggcaactgtagtacatttagacatggcaaatgtagtacattacacatggcaactgtagtacattagacatggcaaatgtagtatattagacatggcaactgcattgcactTCCAACTGGCCATTGTCATTTCCATACAAACATCCCAAATAGAAGCACAATGCTTACAACATGGCTACTGcattcattaaacatggcaacctcAGTTGAGCAAATATGGCATTTTTGCATTTCAGGAAACATGTCAACTTGCATTTCAGAAAACATAGCAAAATGCAGTTCAGTAAACATGGCAACTACACAACATTTTCATTTTGGCATTGGAATTTTGCATACAACATGCCTAGTGGAATTacagtgcattaaacatggcaattgcatttcattgAACATGGCAAGTGCATTCCATTTGAAGATGGCAAACTGCAGCTGAGCAAGCATAACAAAAACAGTGGTTcactaaacatggcaactgcagttgagtaatCATGTTAAACattagttcattaaacatggcatcctcagatcatggcaactgcattgcattctacATGGCCCCTACTGTATTCATTCTTGTGCAAATAAGACTATAACGCAACTtacttacttgttaaagatcttgtttgtgtatatcttgctcatttgcctctccatcggtaaaCACGTTAGCAATCTCGGCTGCTTTAGTGCGGTGGtagcttcttgctgtagctcagatcctagaattttttgttgcaaagctgtgtacTGTTTGGCAAACTGTAgtaatgagttgccagggctcacgtaccgcttcaaaacagcattgaacccctcgctgcgctgcgtagtctgcagaaaggggaagaagcactgcatgaagtaggccggcacccagtacattcgcttctcccacaggctagcaagcgtctcgttgtcttggacttgatatgtttctatcatggccatccagctcctttcaaactcctccaccgtcaagctgtggtccacgcacagctcgaatgccttgtggagctctggacggtcagcaaagaacggtcctagcgtctcctcagccttctttataatgtgccacctgcagtgcctgtgcactgccaacggaaagactccctctatgcctgcacgcatgctgaaatcctggtctgttattatgttcatcggagcaagtccatccatgcactccaagaaggtcttgaacagccaaacgtacccatccgtgtcttcgttccaaacgagcccgcagccgaactgcaatgactgattgtggttatttattcctatgaacggagcacatggcatcttgtacatattggtgAGGTACGTCGCGTCAAATGAAATGCAATCTCAGAAATGTTTAtaggctctccttgcagcaccatccacccaatacatgttcctgacacggtcctcatcgtccaaccttatcctgtagaagaaatctggatcttccttcaCTTTCTCATTGAAGTAGGCCATTGTGGCCtctatgtcagccaacttgctctctctatggtatttggcctgtaggtttgtgacgtcagctggtatgtatggcatgctactcagagtcccctttttgctgtggatgagcGATAGTATCTGGaacattcttgatggaccgacgttacaatcgtgtagcagctttacgaattgcctttctacgggggtgaaccctctgtgggcggtcagaaattttaccaggtcgaacttctttatgagtttgtggCTGTTctcgtcaaaatattcagtgaccacccaCTGTGTACCATCTAtgtttagcttacaccggacagggcactcagtcttgagaatgatacctctctttcaTTCCGGAACGACAGGTGCAACACCTTTCAccttcttgttccttcgtgccttgtggcacctcatctcacctctgctgtactcgttagttttcttaattttcctatggtattcggtgttgaccgcaaatccatggaactttgcatatgtctggtagaattcctttgcttcttcgaatgattcaaatctctgcccaacgtacggtggctgaggtaccacgatctctgattgcccaccatcttcatccccttgtgcgtcgtcgtcagtttcatcattcacttcagtatcggcggcagttccatctacttgagtgttgccagtgcttgtgttcaaaggggtgcttgtcggcattgctggaatgattgccatttccgactccgactcgaaattgtttgcggcatgattgtctgctggctggtggaacgcgtcttccgtgcgctcagagctccccgcagtagatgtccccgcgccgCTGTTCATTGTAGTTGTAGGCCCTGTAATAGAAAAAACAGGTACGAGAGTAAGATTTTTGTTTGAATAACATGTTTATCGCAACGGATCACATCAAATTCGagtgatttggcatgacatcatttCAAACAGCAAACCGTAAGTCTGTGCGTGGACATGTATGGTAACTATAGCTGTCCAGTCATGGCAGCTACggttcaacaaacatggcaactattgtttgcCAATGCACGACAACAAGCTCCTTTATTTTAGTACGAAAACTTGGGTTCTATATGCATGGCAGCTGCAGTCTTGCATACATGGCAAACACTGCAACCAACAAATGGCAACCACTGTGTTCTAGCAACAAAACTACTGCATTATAAGATTGATCTCACTAGGTTAAATGCGTTCAACCATTAGTGATGCAGACATGCTTTTAGCAGTTGGCAATTTTTCAAAGACAATACATGACTCATTTACACGCAACCACTTGTCAGCGTTTTATGCTTGGTTTTTGTCCACCATCACTGCTTCAATTCTTTTTTCTCGGCACGTGCGGTTTTTTTTGCCAGAAAAACAAATGTAGTGCTGTTTTGTGGTTCAGTTTTTTTCCTTACCTTGTTGTGCTGCACGTGaccatcttgtgtggtctgtgaCACCAAAATGACATGCTCCACCTGCAATTTGTGAAGCTTGCCACGAGACGTTTGCCGGGTTACCACCACCGTAATAACCTGTAAGCATAGTAGTGGTTGGTCAATTCATGGCAAATGCAGTTTTGTGCtagcacggcaactgcagttgccgccTGACGTGGCAACTGCAGTTTTCctggcatggcaactgtagttgtaccggtatggcaactgcagttgttccttcatggcaactgcagttgtcatggcatggcaactgtagttgcacttgcatggcaactgcagtttttcctccatggcaactgcagctgtccAGGGATGGCAACAACAGTTGTCCAGGGATGACAACTGCAATTGTTTACACATGGCAATTGTAGATGTCCAGTCATGGCAATTGCAGTTGTCAACTATGCTCCTTCTGCTAAGTGCGCATCCGCAACTTCACTTTTTATGTACTCACctgtgtatgacgtcgatggcaggtacatgggtgctgcctgatgccacgtgctgcatgaaggctCTGCATTTTCACCCGTGATAACTCGTGAGTCCTTTTGCCATTTTTTTGCATGTTCATTTTTCATGTCCACACCAGTATGTGCTCTTTTTTCGTTTGCGTTACCTTGATTAGCCATATTAGCTAGTTGAAGTTGGCTACCCatacatttgtcagtgttagcgccttGCGACTGAACTTGCCACGGGGCCCCCCTAagagtgttttggtcataagaacctgcaaaAAAAATGACAGTGTacgacataagtagaatgtcatcttcatcgttgCCAAGATGGCAACCGTTCTGTTCTTTTGTTATCACGCATCATACCAACGCCTGCATAttgttctagtagtggcagcaacggccctgcagagatgagttgactgtactctgatgcattccaagggggcgtttctggcctttgagaaccccaagtatcagtgccatcttcgtgattcattctttcTGTGTCTCGCTTCTTTCCAATGTGTTCTCAATCGctgcatgaacaagaacgcatcaaCAATCCACAAGAATTGTATTCTTTCGCTGCTTGCACATAGAAGATAGGGATGGCAAGCAACAGGTCAACTAGATGGCAGTTACTGACAACGAAAGGTGGCAACTGTCGTTATACACAAGTGGCAATTAATTTTTACCACCCCCTTCATTCCAAAATTGTCCTTCCTCTCCTTTTTTTAGGGATTCCCACTCATCCATTTTCATGCCCAACTACTTGCGTCAATCAAACTAGGAACTTAAGTTAATCACAAACGTATTACATGGCAGATCTAGTGTATTCCGCCTGGCAATTGCGAATAtacactgaaccatgcagtgttctACCCCTATAGCATGGATCCAGTACCAGATCGTGAGATTTTCAGCCTTAAGGATGAGAAGGATGAGATCGGGAGATTTCACCTGGTTTTAGCTGATCGTCTCTGGAGGGCTGGGTTGGAGTGGGGTGGTGGGGGTGGGGAGGGTTGGGGTGTGGTTTGCGGTGGGAGTGCCCTATGGATCTgccctggttgccatggcaaccatagaTGGCCGGCGACGGAGGTCGGGGTTCGAGAGGTGGGGGACGATGGCTGCAGACGAGAGAGGGGATGGATCGGAGGCCGGGAAcggctgggtcgtgcgggcagcggGTTGTCTGGCCCGGACGGGGCAGTGCGGGCGGggttgccacacaccggacgtgcgggctgTGCAATTGCGCGCCCGGACGCGGTCGTGCGGGCGGGTTCTTGTTCACGCCACACGAGGCGTGTGGGCGGGTTCGCATACATGCCACACATGTGGCAGTTATCGCGACCCTATTAATAATGTCACCAAGCCAACTCACCATCTATTATATAATTATAAGACAAGaggcaaacaagccatcacgtttaCCCACACAGGTTGAATTATCTCAACCATTATCTTTTTAATATAAACGGCCGAGATCTAAAGATGTAACGTAACAAACAAATTAAATCACGTACATATATGATGGAAAGTGCAAGCATAGTCACGTACATCAGAAGGCAAATAGAAGTTTTACTATGCCACCATAGCACGCTGTACGTGGTAATAAGGGACACGTTAATAGGCAGGTAATCAGCTTCACAACAGAATATACACATAATCTGGTCCGATTTGAACTCTAACCGAAGAAAAAACAACAAGACAGCCACGCTATGTGTTGGCCGACCTGGCCCCTATCGGCCAGATTCATGGAAGAGAAAACGGGCaagcaaaaaaaataaagaaattagcgacatagtctctacctaataataaagcggcTAGCGTTTTTGGTCGTCCGTCGTCGTGGCTGTTTTGCAAAAAAGCCCTTCAGTTTTCCAGAAATTGCACCGCGGTCTCTCTTTAAGTGAGGAACGGCGGCTCTGCTCGTTCTCGAGCAGCGCAGGGGAAGAAAATGCGGCGGTGTCAGGCTGCGGGACTTGGCGTGGCGATGAAGATCCGGCGGATCCAGTCGAGGACGTGGCCGGAGGCGGGCGGAGAGTTTGAGGAGGCGACGTTCATGCTGGCGGCGACCTCCTGTGGTGTGCAGTGGGAGAGAGCTTTGAGTAAAggtgagaggaaggagaagaaagaagagagaCGGGGCGAAGGGCGACGTGATGTAGGTGCTGCTCACCGGCGGGAGGACGGCGAgggcggaggaaggcggcggcggactGGGCCTTGGGCGACGCGGTCGGATCGAGCAGTGCTCGATGCAGAAGCGGGCGCTGGCTCGCTGCTCCTCCCGAGACGAAGCAGGGGTGCGATGCAGTTGACTTGGTGGATGAGGGCCGGCACCTTGACGACTCCGGCGAGGCAGAGAGGACTGGGACGGACACGGGGAAGACGGATCCGTCCGTTTGCCGGCTCGATCTGGAGGTGGGCAAGCCCGGGCGGTGTGTAGCAACGGTTGAAGGTGCCGGCGGCCATGAAGCTCCGATGGTGGCGCTGCACATAGTAAAAAAAACGGAGGGAGCTGAGGTCAGGCAGGAGATGGAGAGCACGGGGACGAGGAGAGGCCGAGGCGCAGCTGTGCGTGCTCTGCTCACCGGCGGCCTAGCCGACGAGGCGGCGGAGCGGCAGTGGACTGGCCGGCCGAGGAATGGCGATGTTTTGGATAAGGGAGCATGCAGTGTGCGGCTCGGTGGGGACTGGGGAGTAGTGCCTGTTGCTATTTTTTTTAATCAAAATCGTTGTTGCTAGATGTACAACGACAGGAAGCTGCTGGATGCAACGATTACAATTTTTTTCGGTGCTCATCCGTTGGATTTATGTGCGATTTTTCATGGCGTTGCAACAAATGGTTTTCTGCTAGGTGTCCACTCCTCACATTGGCTCACTGTGATTATTTGACTGTACCGCCTTACACTCTAACGGCAACAGTTTCAACTTAGTAAGCCATATGCTGATATTCATGTGGCTGTGATCTCAGAAATAAAAGTTTATAGGAAAGGAACAGAAACATTCACTGAACATAGGGTTGTGTTGTACATGTACAGAGAAAGGTTTGTACAATATGAAAATATGTTTCAAGGTGAAACAAATTATGATTATTAGTCATGGCAGTTGTAGGCACAGCTAGAGTCAACTAGGTGTTGTAATGCTGGACTAAGGATGGGCCTTGCTCGGAGAAATCAAAAAAATCCGGGGCCCTCCATGGGATAATATATCCGACATGTTCCCATTGTGCTTTGCAGAATTGTTCTTGAGAGCGTACCGAGCAGACCATATATGCAACAAAGCTCTAAAACGATGCACTCTGTCTTTTCTTGAACATGCaccaggtactccctccgtctcataatataagagcattttttatactaatgtagtgtcaaaaacgctcttatattatgggatggagggagtacatgtcaaAACCATTTTCTGTAATTGTGGAACCGAGTTTGGAGCTGAAATGTTCCCACATATAAAAAAGGGCAGAATTGAATGT
Above is a window of Triticum aestivum cultivar Chinese Spring chromosome 6B, IWGSC CS RefSeq v2.1, whole genome shotgun sequence DNA encoding:
- the LOC123133910 gene encoding uncharacterized protein, whose translation is MLPYPKHRHSSAGQSTAAPPPRRLGRRATIGASWPPAPSTVATHRPGLPTSRSSRQTDGSVFPVSVPVLSASPESSRCRPSSTKSTASHPCFVSGGAASQRPLLHRALLDPTASPKAQSAAAFLRPRRPPAGGRRQHERRLLKLSARLRPRPRLDPPDLHRHAKSRSLTPPHFLPLRCSRTSRAAVPHLKRDRGAISGKLKGFFAKQPRRRTTKNASRFIIR